The DNA window AAGTAGGCAACGATCCTTTTGGTACGTTTATTATGAAGCGGCTACAAGAGGAATCTGTCAACACCGATTGTGTACTAGTAGATAGCGAACATGCAACAGGCTTTCAAATTAAATCAAAAGTGGAAGTGGGAGATCCAGAAGTTTGTTACTTCCGAAAAAATTCAGCAGCCAGTCACTTGCACTCCAGCGATTTTAATAGAAACTATTTTTTAGCAGCAAAACATATGCATATGACAGGAATACCGCTTGCTGTGTCAGCAAGTATGCGCGAATTTGCTCTACATGCACTTACATCTATGAAAGCAGCTGGGAGAACGGTTTCCTTTGATCCAAACCTGCGACCGACTCTTTGGACATCAAAGGAAGAAATGGTTTTTACAATCAATGAAGCTGCTAAACAAGCAAACTACGTTCTGCCGGGTATTGAAGAAGGAAAAATCTTAACCGGTTACGAAAATCCGGAAGACATTGCTTCTTATTATTTAAATGCAGGCGTAGAGCTTGTTGTTATTAAACTAGGTGAACAAGGAGCCTTTTTTAAGACGGCAAGAGAGCAAGGAATAGTTAAAGGAATAAAAGTGAAACAAATAGTGGATACAGTCGGAGCAGGAGACGGTTTTGCAGTAGGACTGTTAAGCGGACTTCTTCAAAATGATTCTCTTACTCAATCTGTCATGAGAGCAAATGCCATTGGGTCATTAGCTGTACAAAGCCCTGGAGATAACGACGGATATCCAACTGAACAGCAGTTGCAAAGATATATGGAATCTCAAAAACAAGGAGTGAAATGATGATGAAACAGCAGCTAGCAAAAAAAAGATGGCTCCGGTTAATTCCTATCGTATTTATCACATATAGTCTTGCTTATTTAGACCGTGCAAACTATGGATTTGGAGCAGCGTCAGGGCTGGCAGAAGATCTTCATATTACGCCAGGTATTTCGTCTTTATTAGGATCGCTCTTTTTCTTAGGTTATTTCTTTTTTCAGATTCCAGGTGCTCACTATGCTGAAAATAAAAGCGCCAAAAAGCTGATTTTTTGGTCTCTGATTTTATGGGGAGGACTTGCTACAGCTACGGGTATGGTAAGCCACGTTGGGTTTTTGTTTGTTATTCGATTTGCTTTGGGAGTAGTTGAAAGTGCCGTTATGCCTGCTATGCTCGTGTTTTTGAGCCACTGGTTTACAAAAGCAGAACGTTCTAGAGCCAACACGTTTTTAATTTTAGGAAACCCGGCAACAGTTCTTTGGATGTCTATTGTTTCTGGGTATTTGCTAGAATCGTTTGGCTGGAGATGGATGTTTATTTTAGAAGGTTTTCCGGCTGTTATTTGGGCATTTTTATGGTGGAAACTAGTAAATGATGAGCCAAAAGATGCAGGATGGCTGTCGAAAAAAGAAAAAGCGGATTTACATGACGCATTACAAAAAGAACAAGAAGGAATCAAACCTGTTAAAAGCTATAAAGAAGCTTTCAAAAATCGTATCGTCATTTTATTAAGCATTCAATATGCTTTATGGAGTATCGGCGTCTACGGATTTGTTATGTGGCTGCCGTCTATTATTAAAGCAGCGCCTAACATGAGTATAGTGAAGACAGGATGGTTAGCGTCCGTTCCTTACGTATTAGCAGTTGTATTAATGTTAGCGGTTTCATATCTATCAGATAAGTTTTTAAAACGTAGCGCATTTGTATGGCCGTTCTTATTAGTAGGAGCGCTTGCTTTTTACGGATCTTATTTAGTTGGCACAAGCAATTTCTGGCTTTCTTTTACCTTACTCGTTATCGCCGGAGGAACGATGTACGCTCCGTACGGACCGTTCTTTGCGATTATTCCTGAAATTTTACCGCGTAATGTTGCTGGAGGAGCAATGGCCTTGATTAATAGTATGGGCGCACTTGGTTCATTTGCTGGTTCTTATATTGTAGGGTTTTTAAATGGATCAACAGGAGGATTCGGCGCTTCATATATCTTTATGGCCGGAGCACTATTCCTTGCTGCGATTCTAACTATTGTTGCAACGAAAAAGCCAAGAGAAGTTCAAAGTATAAAGCCAGTCGAAACAACGGCTTAATGTAACCATAGAAAAGGAGAATTAAAATGCAGATTAAGAAAATTACAAGTAGCGGTATTGTAGCGGTCATTCGAGGAGCAAGTGCTGAGCGAATTATCCCGCTTGCCTACGCGTTAAAAGAAGGCGGAGTAACAACCCTAGAAATTACAATGGAAAACCCTGCTGCTGTAGAGGTTATTAAAGAGTTGAAAAATGAATTTGACGACTCGATGTTTATTGGAGCAGGAACTGTTCTAGACGAAGAAACAGCACGAATCGCTATTATGGCGGGAGCATCATTTATTTTTTCTCCTACAGTGAACGAACGAACAATTAAAACGGCTAAAAGATACGGGGTAATTAGCGTTCCGGGAGCTTTTACTCCAACTGAAATTTTAACAGCATATGAATGCGGTGCAGATATGATTAAAGTCTTCCCGGCAAGTGTAGTAGGCCCCGCCTATTTTAAAAATATAGCAGGACCGCTTCCACACATTCCATTAATGCCAACAGGAGGCGTTACAGCTGAGAATGCGGGAGCTTATATCAAAGCGGGAGCAGCTGCTATTGGAGCAGGAAGCACATTAGTGGATGGAAAACAGCTTCCAACTCCTGAATACTTACTTCAAGTAACAAAGGAAGCAAAACGTTTTACTCATGAAATTCAAGAAGCTAGGCTTGCGTACGCTTAGTAAATAAAGCCTTCTACTACTAAGAAGGCTTTTCCTTTTTCGTTTTTTTCGTTTACACTAGGAGTAGCATAATTTTAGGGATTGAATGAAAAGGACGGATCATGATGCAAAAAGTTACTATGCTTGATGTTGCCAAAACAGCAAATGTCTCCAAAAGCACCGTATCACAATACATTAACAAGCGGTACGAATATATGGGAGAAGAAACACGAAAGAAAATTAAAGAAGCGATTGATACACTCGGCTATCAGCCCAACTATCTAGCACGGAGCTTAAAACAAAAGCGAACGTCGATGATTGGGATTATTGTCGCGAATATTATGCACAGATTTTCCACTGAAGTCATTCGTGCAATTGAGGACTATTGCCATTCACAAGATATACATGCCATCATCTGTAACGCAGATGATGATCCTGAGAAAGAAAAGAAATATATTAATATGTTAAAAGCAAAGCAAGTAGATGGTCTTATTTTATTTCCAACGGGGGCCAATACTTCTCTTTATGAACAGATGAGTAAAGAAGAATATCCGGTTGTCATTATGGATCGTAAAATTCATGATGTAAAAGGGAAAATCCCATCCGTAGTGGCGAACAATAAAGAAGCCACAAAACAGGCTATTTTGCATCTGCTCCAGCTTGGACATAAGCATATAGCGATTATTACAGAACCATTAACCATTACACCTCGGATTGAACGTATAGAAGGGTACAAAGAAGCGTTAACATCAGCAAGCATGCCTGTAAATGAATCCATGATTATTAACTGCAAAAAAGCGGACATGCAAAAAGCGCTTGAGAAGCTATTTGCAGCCGACAGTCCGCCGACAGCGCTGCTTGCTGGAAACGACTTAGTATTCATTGAAGTGCAGAAATTTATTAAACAAAACGGATTTAATATCCCAAATGATTTATCTTTAATTGTTTATGATAATATTCCTTATGCAGATGTAGCAACGCCTGCCGTTACCACGATTTCGCAGCCTGCTTTTGATATGGGAACAAAAGCAGCAGATTTACTCATTAAGCAAATTTTAAAAGAAAAAATAGCTTATGAAGAGTACCAGTATGAGTGTGAATTAATTATTCGGGAAACGACTTTATCGCATTAAGCTAAAAAGAGCGCCTATGGCGTGCTCTTTTTAGCTCATTAAAATATTGGTTTTTTCACGCTGTTACTAAACCGATTTAGTAGAAAGTGAGGAGAAGAAATATGAAGATACAACTAGCATTAGATCGCGTCACAATTGAAGAAGCTATTATACTTGCCAAGCTGGCTGAACCCTCTGTTGATTGGATTGAAGTAGGTACATCTCTTATAAAAGAGTACGGAATTGAAAGCATTTATAAAATCAAACATGCCTTTCCGCATAAAACGATTGTAGCAGATATAAAAACGATTGATAACGCAGAGTATGAGTTTACAATGTGCTATCAAGCAGGGGCAGATGTAGCAACGGTAATGGGCGTATCACCTTTACCAACGATAGAAACGTGTGCAAATGTAAGCGAAAAATGGAATAAAAAAATGATGGTTGATTTATTAAATACGTCAAGCAGCTTACAAAAGCAAGTAAGTATTTACAATAACTCTATTTTCTGCCATCATATCAGCAAAGACGAACAAGAAAAAGAAGGAAAATTGCTGAGTCAAATAAATTTGCGGCAGTATTTTCATTCAGATGCGCAAATGGCAGTAGCAGGAGGAATTAATCCAACCTCAGCAGCATCGTTACTTCAAATGAAGGCAGACGTAGCGATTATTGGATCAGCCATTACAAAAAGCGCGGATGTGGCAAAGGCATCTGCTGAGTTTCAAGATTTATTTATGAGCAGGGGGAACGTATAATGACAAAAACACACACGATTTTACATGAAATTACGACCGTAATGAATCACATAAAAGAACCTCAAATAGAAGAAGTAGCGTTTTTACTTTATCAAGCTAAACGAATTTTTGTTATAGGCGAAGGTCGCTCTGGTTTAATGGGCAAATCATTTGCGATGAGACTGATGCATTTAGGTGCGACAGTATACGTTGTAGGGGAGACCATTACTCCTTCGATTGCAGCAGGTGACGTATTGGTGGCTGTATCTGGTTCAGGAAAAACACAGCAAGTGGTGAGTATAGCTAAAAAAGCCAAAGAAGTAGGATGTTCAGTTATCGGTATTTCAGCTAGTACAGAATCACCATTAACTGCTCATACTGATAAGCTGCTGCACATTCCTGCTGCAACCAAATACCGAAGCGAAAATGAAGCAGCTTCTATTCAGCCTCTTGGTTCATTATTTGATCAATGTGCTCACGTTGTATTTGATACCATTTGCTTGGAATACGGGAATTTGAACCACACGGATCATGAACAGGCGTTTAAGCAGCATAGCAATTTAGAGTAAGTGAAAAAGCACTCTTTTTATACGAAAAGAGTGCTTTTTGATGCAAATAAGTCTACGTCTAAACGTGGACTTCACTTTTGTTTATTGCGAATATATTCATTCTCTTCAAAGTAAATAACAGCATTTTTATGTTGAAATTGCTATAATATACAAGCCGGTACATATACTAAGGCGACTGAGAATAAAGGAGTTTTGATTGATGACAAAAATAAAATTAATTTCACATAACGATTTAGATGGTGTAAGTCCAGCATTGTTGGGGCGGTTAGCTTTTGACGACGACAATTTTGATTACAGCACGGTAAGCATTGGCCGCATCAATGACACGGTGGAGCATTTTATTGAAGACGAAAACGATGGAGACACAGCTTTATACATAACGGATATTAGCGTGAATGATGAAGTAGCGGAAAAATTAAATGAACTGGTAAAAAAAGGCCAGCAAATCACTCTTATTGACCATCATATCTCTGCTCTTCCACTAGCTGAGAAATATGATTGGGTTCATGTTATCGCGGAAGATGAAAACGGTAAAAAGACGGCAGCTACATCTCTTTTCTACGACTACTTAGTACGCCACAACATGCTTCAAAAAACGGCGTTGCTTGATGAATACGTAGAACTTGTGCGCTTATTTGATACGTGGGACTGGTTCCATGAAAATAACTTGAAAGCAAAGCGCCTCAATCACCTATATTATCTAATCCCGCATGAAGAATTTAAAGAGACCATTCTAGAAACACTTCGTGAATCTTATCATACTGAAAATCAAGAATTTACATTTACGGACAAACACGAAATTTTACTGGAAGCAGAAGAAAAAAAGATTGAAAAATACATTTATGACAAACAAAAACAAATCATAAAAGAAAGCGTTGAAATTGCTAAAACAGAGTATAACGCAGGCATTGTATTTGCAGATACATATCAGTCTGAGCTAGGAAATGCACTATGTCTAGAAAACGAAGATATTGACTTTTCCGTTATGGTAGATATGGGACGCCAAAAGATTGGCTTCCGTGCAGTAAAAGACGAGATCAACTTAGCAGAAATTGTTGGGCACCTCGGAGGAGGAGGTCACCCAAAAGCTTCTGGATGCAAGTTAACAGCTGAAACGTTTGCTCTTTTCGTCACGGATCACTTGTTTAAAGATGAAGAAAAAAGTGAATAAAGCGTATAAGGAGGGGATGATATGTCGTTTAAAGATCTAGTTGTCGTTGTTACTGGAGCTGCGAATGGAATAGGAAAAGATGTGTCCCGCGCATACGCGAGACAAGGAGCAAAAGTAGTATTGGCAGACATGGACGAAACGGAAGGGGAGCGTCACGCAGAGGCTATTCAAAGACAAGACGGGGAAGCCATTTTTGTAAAAACAGACGTCCGAAAAGAAGGAGATATTTTAAATCTCATTGAAAAAACGGTCAGTACGTATGGGACGATACATATTTTGATTAATAATGCAGGCGTTTCTCGCTGGAAATCACCGTATGAGCTAACCGTTGATGAATGGGATGACATTATCAATGCGAACTTGCGCAGCGTGTTTTTATGCTCTCGCGAAGCGGCTAAAGTGATGAGGAAAAATGAAAGCGGAGGCTCTATTGTGAACTTAGCTTCTACGAGAGCTACAATGTCTGAACCTCATACAGAAGCCTACGCCGCTACAAAAGGAGGAATCGTTGCTTTAACTCATGCACTTGCCATTTCGCTTGGTGGTGACAACATCACAGTAAATGCTATTTCTCCAGGATGGATTGAGACATCGGATTACGATGGCCTCCGTGAAATTGATCATACGCAGCATCCGTCTAATCGAGTGGGAACGCCGGCGGATATTTCAAGAGCGTGTATGTACTTAACAAACGCTGAAAATGATTTTGTGACAGGAGCTAACCTCGTAGTAGACGGAGGAATGACGCGAAAAATGATTTATGAACATTAAGCATCTACGAAAAAAGACTGCCATATCTAGCAGTCTTTTTTCATATAATCAAGAAAAGAAGCAAATAATAATTTTTTTCTTGACAGACTGAAATAATCATTGTAAAGTAAGTTACATAAAGTAATTAAATTTCAATTAATATTTTTTCGGTTTAATATCTCGAATTAGAGATATAAGAATTCATTATATCTTGTTTATCCTCTTTTATCAGGGGGAAGGGTATAAACATGCAATTTAAGTTTAAAAAAACAAACAATTAGGAGTGTGGAAAATGGGTTTTTTAGATAAATTATTTGATAAATCAAGTGATCAGCAACAGGTTGGAAAAGATTTTTATGAAGCAATTAAAAACCGACGTTCTATTTATGCAATTGATAAAAATGTAAAAATATCAGAAGAAAAAATTGAAGAAATTATTAACTTTGCGGTGAAACATACCCCTTCATCATTTAATTCTCAAAGCGCACGCGTAGTCGTTTTATTTGGCGAACAGCATGATAAAGTATGGGGTATTACGAGAGAAACGCTTCGTGAAATTGTGCCAGCTGAAAATTTTGCAGATACGGATCAAAAAATGAACTTATTCGGAAGCGGCTATGGAACAGTTCTTTTCTTTGAAGATCAAGAAGTAATTGAAGGGTTGCAAAAACAATTCGCATCTTATAGCGAAAATTTCCCAGTTTGGTCTAACCAATCATCAGGTATGCTGCAGCATGTAATCTGGACAGCACTTGAGCTGGAAGGCCTAGGAGCAACTTTACAACATTACAATCCATTGATTGACGATGAAGTAAAAGCAGCTTGGCATATTCCAAGTTCATGGAAGCTGATTGCCCAAATGCCATTTGGTAATCCTGTGGCACCGGCGGGAGAAAAAGAGTTTCAAGCGCTAAGTGAACGTGTAAAAGTATTTAAATAATCACAAAAAAAGCTTGGGATTTTCTAATTTCAAGCTTTTTTTTACGAAGAATAGTTTGAATATTCTTTTATGTTTAACCTAAGAAAAATGCGGTTAAATAAGGGGAGTAGTCCTCAAATCTTCTGTGGAATTTATGCGTTATACATAAACAATTCAATGATGTTTTGCAAAAAAATAAAGTTTTTAACTTGGTTTTTTAGAGAATATTTGTTAACATATCCACTTGTGAGGTCTTAGTAAGAGGAGGATGATGTAAAGAATCCCATATCGGACGCAAGGGCGTTAGGTATGTGGAGTGGGAATTTTAAAGGAGGATTTTATGTCTGATCAAGGAAAGTTTAAAAAATCAATATCGTTACTTGACCTAACGTTAATTGGGATGGGAGCTATTTTTGGTTCCGCCTGGTTATTTGCGGTTAGTAACGTAGCGTCAAAGGCTGGTCCAGCCGGAAGTTTTTCGTGGCTGATTGGCGGAGTCATTATTTTACTTATCGGTTTAGTGTATGCTGAACTTGGAGCAGCGCTGCCGCGTACCGGTGGAATTATCCGTTATCCAGTTTACTCACATGGTCACTTAGTGGGTTACTTAATTTCATTCATTACCATTATTGCTTACACTAGTTTGATTGCCATCGAGGTAACGGCTGTACGTCAGTATGTTGCTTTTTGGCTTCCTGGTCTAACTAAACATGGTTCTGAATCGCCTACTACAATTGGCTGGTTATTTCAGTTCGCGTTGTTAACGCTATTTTTTATCATTAACTACGTAAGTGTAAAAGCATTTGCTAAGTCAAATGTCATTATATCTGTGTTCAAATATGCGGTTCCTCTTACAATTATCGTCGTGTTAGCTTATCACTTCAAATCAGCTAACTTTACAACTGGCGATTTTGCTCCGTTTGGTTTTAATGGTATTCAAGCAGCCATTTCAACAGGTGGCGTTATGTTTGCCTACCTAGGACTTCACCCTATTGTTTCTGTAGCCAGTGAAGTTAAAAATCCGCAGCGTAATATTCCAATCGCGCTAATTATCTGTATTGTACTTTCAGCGATTATTTACACAGCACTGCAAGTATTGTTCATTGGTAACATTCCGTCTGATATGCTATCAGGAGGATGGGGAACAATTCAAGAGCAATTCTCTTTACCATTTAAAGATATTGCACTTATTCTAGGCCTTGGCTGGTTAGTAACGCTTGTTATTTTTGATGCTATTTTATCACCAGGCGGTAACGGGAACATCTTTATGAATACAACTTCTCGTCTAGTTTATGCTTGGTCTCGTAATGGAACACTATTTAAACGTTTCTCAAAAGTAGATAAGAAAACAGGAATTCCACGTGCGTCACTATGGCTATCATTTGGAATGTCTGTATTCTGGACACTGCCATTTCCTTCGTGGGAAGCACTAGTAAACGTATGTTCAGTAGCACTTATTCTGTCTTATGCTATTGCGCCAATTTCAGCTGCTGCATTCAGAGTAAATGCAAAAGACCTTAAAAAGCCTTTTAAATTAAAAGGTATGAGTGTTATTGCTCCTGTTTCATTTATCTTCTGTTCCTACATCGTGTATTGGTCAGGGTGGACGACAATTTCTTGGCTTCTAGGATCACAGCTTCTAATGGTCGTTATCTACGTAGCGTTTAAAAAATACGTACCAACTGACGTTGTAAAATTTGCACAGCAGCTTAAATCTGCGTGGTGGCTAGTTGCTTATTATATTATTATGCTTGTTATCTCTTACCTAGGTTCATTTGGTGGAGGACAAGGTGTGCTAAGCAACCCACTTGACTTAATTTTAATTGCTCTCGTTTCCCTCGGTATTTTCTACTGGGCGAAATATACAGGTTTACCAAAAGCAGTTATCGATACAGATGACTAATAAAAAACACGGCATGAATTCATGCCGTGTTTTTTCGTTTATATAGGCGTGTACTCTATTTATTTATCAAACAGCCATGTTTTTAAAATAGCAGCATACTCACGAAAGTAGGCTTGAAGTTTAATTGAGTTAGGTGTTTTTGCACCTAAAGGAT is part of the Priestia aryabhattai genome and encodes:
- a CDS encoding sugar kinase, whose protein sequence is MNSLDVITFGEAMAMFMAEKPGPLHEIKHYTKELAGAETNVAIGLARLGLRAGWVSKVGNDPFGTFIMKRLQEESVNTDCVLVDSEHATGFQIKSKVEVGDPEVCYFRKNSAASHLHSSDFNRNYFLAAKHMHMTGIPLAVSASMREFALHALTSMKAAGRTVSFDPNLRPTLWTSKEEMVFTINEAAKQANYVLPGIEEGKILTGYENPEDIASYYLNAGVELVVIKLGEQGAFFKTAREQGIVKGIKVKQIVDTVGAGDGFAVGLLSGLLQNDSLTQSVMRANAIGSLAVQSPGDNDGYPTEQQLQRYMESQKQGVK
- a CDS encoding MFS transporter; amino-acid sequence: MKQQLAKKRWLRLIPIVFITYSLAYLDRANYGFGAASGLAEDLHITPGISSLLGSLFFLGYFFFQIPGAHYAENKSAKKLIFWSLILWGGLATATGMVSHVGFLFVIRFALGVVESAVMPAMLVFLSHWFTKAERSRANTFLILGNPATVLWMSIVSGYLLESFGWRWMFILEGFPAVIWAFLWWKLVNDEPKDAGWLSKKEKADLHDALQKEQEGIKPVKSYKEAFKNRIVILLSIQYALWSIGVYGFVMWLPSIIKAAPNMSIVKTGWLASVPYVLAVVLMLAVSYLSDKFLKRSAFVWPFLLVGALAFYGSYLVGTSNFWLSFTLLVIAGGTMYAPYGPFFAIIPEILPRNVAGGAMALINSMGALGSFAGSYIVGFLNGSTGGFGASYIFMAGALFLAAILTIVATKKPREVQSIKPVETTA
- a CDS encoding bifunctional 4-hydroxy-2-oxoglutarate aldolase/2-dehydro-3-deoxy-phosphogluconate aldolase — protein: MQIKKITSSGIVAVIRGASAERIIPLAYALKEGGVTTLEITMENPAAVEVIKELKNEFDDSMFIGAGTVLDEETARIAIMAGASFIFSPTVNERTIKTAKRYGVISVPGAFTPTEILTAYECGADMIKVFPASVVGPAYFKNIAGPLPHIPLMPTGGVTAENAGAYIKAGAAAIGAGSTLVDGKQLPTPEYLLQVTKEAKRFTHEIQEARLAYA
- a CDS encoding LacI family DNA-binding transcriptional regulator, translating into MMQKVTMLDVAKTANVSKSTVSQYINKRYEYMGEETRKKIKEAIDTLGYQPNYLARSLKQKRTSMIGIIVANIMHRFSTEVIRAIEDYCHSQDIHAIICNADDDPEKEKKYINMLKAKQVDGLILFPTGANTSLYEQMSKEEYPVVIMDRKIHDVKGKIPSVVANNKEATKQAILHLLQLGHKHIAIITEPLTITPRIERIEGYKEALTSASMPVNESMIINCKKADMQKALEKLFAADSPPTALLAGNDLVFIEVQKFIKQNGFNIPNDLSLIVYDNIPYADVATPAVTTISQPAFDMGTKAADLLIKQILKEKIAYEEYQYECELIIRETTLSH
- the hxlA gene encoding 3-hexulose-6-phosphate synthase, yielding MKIQLALDRVTIEEAIILAKLAEPSVDWIEVGTSLIKEYGIESIYKIKHAFPHKTIVADIKTIDNAEYEFTMCYQAGADVATVMGVSPLPTIETCANVSEKWNKKMMVDLLNTSSSLQKQVSIYNNSIFCHHISKDEQEKEGKLLSQINLRQYFHSDAQMAVAGGINPTSAASLLQMKADVAIIGSAITKSADVAKASAEFQDLFMSRGNV
- the hxlB gene encoding 6-phospho-3-hexuloisomerase → MTKTHTILHEITTVMNHIKEPQIEEVAFLLYQAKRIFVIGEGRSGLMGKSFAMRLMHLGATVYVVGETITPSIAAGDVLVAVSGSGKTQQVVSIAKKAKEVGCSVIGISASTESPLTAHTDKLLHIPAATKYRSENEAASIQPLGSLFDQCAHVVFDTICLEYGNLNHTDHEQAFKQHSNLE
- a CDS encoding DHH family phosphoesterase; this encodes MTKIKLISHNDLDGVSPALLGRLAFDDDNFDYSTVSIGRINDTVEHFIEDENDGDTALYITDISVNDEVAEKLNELVKKGQQITLIDHHISALPLAEKYDWVHVIAEDENGKKTAATSLFYDYLVRHNMLQKTALLDEYVELVRLFDTWDWFHENNLKAKRLNHLYYLIPHEEFKETILETLRESYHTENQEFTFTDKHEILLEAEEKKIEKYIYDKQKQIIKESVEIAKTEYNAGIVFADTYQSELGNALCLENEDIDFSVMVDMGRQKIGFRAVKDEINLAEIVGHLGGGGHPKASGCKLTAETFALFVTDHLFKDEEKSE
- a CDS encoding SDR family oxidoreductase gives rise to the protein MSFKDLVVVVTGAANGIGKDVSRAYARQGAKVVLADMDETEGERHAEAIQRQDGEAIFVKTDVRKEGDILNLIEKTVSTYGTIHILINNAGVSRWKSPYELTVDEWDDIINANLRSVFLCSREAAKVMRKNESGGSIVNLASTRATMSEPHTEAYAATKGGIVALTHALAISLGGDNITVNAISPGWIETSDYDGLREIDHTQHPSNRVGTPADISRACMYLTNAENDFVTGANLVVDGGMTRKMIYEH
- a CDS encoding nitroreductase family protein encodes the protein MGFLDKLFDKSSDQQQVGKDFYEAIKNRRSIYAIDKNVKISEEKIEEIINFAVKHTPSSFNSQSARVVVLFGEQHDKVWGITRETLREIVPAENFADTDQKMNLFGSGYGTVLFFEDQEVIEGLQKQFASYSENFPVWSNQSSGMLQHVIWTALELEGLGATLQHYNPLIDDEVKAAWHIPSSWKLIAQMPFGNPVAPAGEKEFQALSERVKVFK
- a CDS encoding APC family permease, with translation MSDQGKFKKSISLLDLTLIGMGAIFGSAWLFAVSNVASKAGPAGSFSWLIGGVIILLIGLVYAELGAALPRTGGIIRYPVYSHGHLVGYLISFITIIAYTSLIAIEVTAVRQYVAFWLPGLTKHGSESPTTIGWLFQFALLTLFFIINYVSVKAFAKSNVIISVFKYAVPLTIIVVLAYHFKSANFTTGDFAPFGFNGIQAAISTGGVMFAYLGLHPIVSVASEVKNPQRNIPIALIICIVLSAIIYTALQVLFIGNIPSDMLSGGWGTIQEQFSLPFKDIALILGLGWLVTLVIFDAILSPGGNGNIFMNTTSRLVYAWSRNGTLFKRFSKVDKKTGIPRASLWLSFGMSVFWTLPFPSWEALVNVCSVALILSYAIAPISAAAFRVNAKDLKKPFKLKGMSVIAPVSFIFCSYIVYWSGWTTISWLLGSQLLMVVIYVAFKKYVPTDVVKFAQQLKSAWWLVAYYIIMLVISYLGSFGGGQGVLSNPLDLILIALVSLGIFYWAKYTGLPKAVIDTDD